A portion of the Rutidosis leptorrhynchoides isolate AG116_Rl617_1_P2 unplaced genomic scaffold, CSIRO_AGI_Rlap_v1 contig301, whole genome shotgun sequence genome contains these proteins:
- the LOC139882742 gene encoding uncharacterized protein: MSSATTTTPPPNLDEYSADTTTIKFERPLPLLRSPIPASPPDNPDSSCPYVLAFKTPQSWAKAYKFCETQIISQCENGARIGCAITASNNCKPPWRRFLGGGIPDLKEREQCEEREMEGCLVVAKEKCVGFAKDKCKNPFRDARIEIGERERVIMEFKRFIGLASVPEMESRSFMVLSLIGSDLIRFGSTNYRASELLGSEAADYESWLNYK; this comes from the coding sequence ATGAGCAGCGCCACCACCACGACGCCGCCGCCAAATCTCGACGAATACTCAGCCGATACAACAACCATCAAATTCGAGCGTCCGCTTCCCTTACTACGGAGTCCAATTCCGGCGAGCCCACCGGACAATCCAGACTCCTCCTGTCCGTACGTCCTCGCTTTCAAAACCCCTCAATCCTGGGCAAAAGCCTACAAATTCTGCGAAACCCAAATCATCTCTCAATGCGAGAATGGAGCTAGAATCGGCTGCGCCATAACCGCTTCCAACAATTGTAAGCCTCCATGGCGGCGCTTCCTCGGCGGTGGAATTCCCGATTTGAAGGAGAGGGAACAATGCGAAGAGCGTGAAATGGAAGGCTGTTTGGTTGTAGCGAAGGAGAAATGTGTTGGGTTTGCGAAAGATAAGTGTAAAAATCCGTTTAGAGATGCTAGAATTGAAATTGGTGAGAGGGAGAGGGTAATCATGGAGTTTAAGAGGTTCATTGGTTTGGCATCGGTGCCGGAGATGGAAAGCAGAAGTTTTATGGTGCTTAGTTTGATTGGATCGGATCTTATTCGGTTCGGGTCGACCAATTATCGGGCTAGTGAGTTGCTTGGCTCTGAAGCTGCTGATTATGAGAGTTGGCTGAATTATAAATAG
- the LOC139882737 gene encoding calmodulin-like gives MADTLTDDQIADFREAFCVIDKDSDGLITMEELANVIQSMGGHPSKEEVRIMISEVDFDGNGTIDFEEFLNLMGRQTKDHNEADELREAFKVFDRDQDGYISATELRHVMMNLGERLTDEEAAQMIREADLDGDGLVSYEEFARIMMAF, from the exons ATGGCCGATACATTGACTGACGATCAAATCGCCGATTTCAGAGAAGCATTTTGCGTCATCGACAAAGATTCCGATG GGTTGATTACAATGGAAGAACTTGCAAATGTGATTCAATCCATGGGAGGACACCCTTCGAAAGAAGAAGTTCGAATCATGATTAGTGAAGTCGATTTCGACGGAAATGGGACTATCGATTTTGAAGAGTTCTTGAATCTCATGGGAAGACAGACTAAG GATCATAATGAAGCAGATGAGCTTAGAGAAGCATTCAAAGTGTTTGACAGAGATCAAGATGGATATATCTCAGCAACTGAG TTGAGACACGTGATGATGAATTTGGGAGAGAGACTGACAGACGAAGAAGCAGCACAGATGATAAGAGAAGCAGATTTAGATGGAGATGGCCTTGTTAGCTACGAGGAATTTGCCAGAATTATGATGGCTTTCTGA